Below is a window of Candidatus Zixiibacteriota bacterium DNA.
ATTACTTCAAGGTGCTGAAGCGGAAAGAAGTTGCGGAGAAATAGACAAAACCCTCCTCCCCTACTTCACCAATCCGCGTTTGGAATCATTGATGAAATCAAGAATCACCTGGATTTCAGGGATGATCTCAAGTTCTTCCTTGATGCGATCCACTGCCTGAGTCGTATTCAGTTCACTGAAGAAAAGCAACTTGAAAACCTCACGAAGAGCCTTGACCGTGTCGAGTTTGAAACCACGACGCTTCAACCCAACAATGTTAAGCCCGGCAATTTTTAGCGGATATCCCGCCGCCATCGCATAAGGACAAACATCCTGTGGTACGCGAAAACCACCACCGATCATCGCGTGCGCCCCAATCTTGACGAACTGATGTACCGGCAACACCCCCGACAGAATTGCGTAATCGCCAATTTCAATGTGTCCCGCCAGCGTACAAGCATTGCCCATGATGACGTTATCGCCCAGTGTACAATCGTGGGCCACATGCGCGTAGGCCATAATAAGGCAGTTCTTGCCAATCTGAGAACGCCGTTTGTCCGTTGTGCCGCGATTGACAGTAGCATATTCGCGGATAGTAGTCCCGTCGCCAATGATTGCCGTTGTCTCCTCGCCGCCAAATTTCAAATCCTGAGGAACAGTAGAGACAACAGCACCGTGTGCAATCGTGACATTCTCACCAATCCGGGCACCGCTTGCGATCAAGGCTGAGGATGCAATCTTTGTCCCCTCCCCAATCTGAACGTTGTCTTCGACAATCGAGTACGGTCCCACTGTCACGGTCTCGGCCAGTTCAGCTTTCGCGGACACTATTGCTGTCGGATGTATATTGCTCATCGTTCAACCACCATTGCCATAAAGTCTGCCTCCGCCACTTTGTCGTCATCGACAAAAGCCTCGCCCGACATTTTGCAGATCTTGCGCCGGAACGAGTTCATGGTCAGCTCAAACCGCAACTGATCCCCCGGCCTGACCGGCTTGCGAAAACGAGCATTGTCGATTCCCATGAAGTAGACCACATGCTTCTCCGGTTCGGCAATAGCATTGAGCATAAGTACGCCTCCGGCCTGAGCCATCGCCTCGAGAACAAGTACGCCGGGCATAATCGGATGGCCTGGGAAATGCCCCTGGAAGAACGGTTCATTGATGGTCACGTTCTTTAACGCCGTTACTCTCTCGCCTGGAACCAGATCGAGGATTCGGTCGATCAACAGGAATGGGTAGCGGTGAGGCATGATTTTCTGAATGGCATCAATATCGAACAGAATGCCAGTGCCTGCCCGACTATATTTGCCTGCAATTTTCTTCTTCTTGTATAGCTCCTGCATCTTTCGAGCCAGCGCCACGTTGGCCTTGTGCCCTGAACGTGCCGCCAGCACATGCCCCTTAAATGGAACCCCGATCAGAAATAGATCTCCCAACAGGTCCAGTGCCTTATGACGGACCGGC
It encodes the following:
- the lpxA gene encoding acyl-ACP--UDP-N-acetylglucosamine O-acyltransferase — encoded protein: MSNIHPTAIVSAKAELAETVTVGPYSIVEDNVQIGEGTKIASSALIASGARIGENVTIAHGAVVSTVPQDLKFGGEETTAIIGDGTTIREYATVNRGTTDKRRSQIGKNCLIMAYAHVAHDCTLGDNVIMGNACTLAGHIEIGDYAILSGVLPVHQFVKIGAHAMIGGGFRVPQDVCPYAMAAGYPLKIAGLNIVGLKRRGFKLDTVKALREVFKLLFFSELNTTQAVDRIKEELEIIPEIQVILDFINDSKRGLVK